The Marinobacter sp. ANT_B65 genome has a segment encoding these proteins:
- the fabD gene encoding ACP S-malonyltransferase translates to MKSAFIFPGQGSQSVGMLSAAAESWPMINKTFAEASNVLGYDLWHLCQKGPAEELNQTMITQPAMLTASIALWRQWLVAGGPKPDFLAGHSLGEYSALVAAESLDFVEAVKLVRLRGELMQEAVPSGEGKMAAILGLEDADVVAACEEAANGDVVAAVNFNAPGQVVIAGSASAVDRAIEACKAKGARKAMLLPVSVPSHCALMKGAAEELAQALEEVRFNDARTPVIQNVNAAAETDSATLKANLLKQLYSPVLWVDSVRTLVNSDVTVAIECGTGKVLAGLSKRIDRGLAVHGIEDPQALTAALAAFEPS, encoded by the coding sequence ATGAAATCAGCCTTTATATTTCCCGGACAGGGTTCCCAATCAGTTGGCATGCTTTCCGCGGCTGCTGAATCCTGGCCCATGATCAACAAAACCTTCGCCGAAGCGTCCAACGTACTTGGTTACGATCTCTGGCATTTGTGCCAGAAAGGGCCGGCTGAAGAGCTTAACCAGACAATGATCACCCAGCCGGCAATGTTAACTGCCAGTATCGCTCTGTGGCGGCAGTGGTTGGTTGCAGGTGGTCCCAAGCCCGATTTTCTGGCTGGGCACAGCTTGGGCGAGTACAGCGCTCTGGTAGCTGCAGAAAGCCTTGATTTTGTAGAGGCAGTCAAGCTGGTTCGCCTGCGTGGCGAACTGATGCAGGAGGCCGTACCTTCGGGTGAGGGGAAGATGGCTGCTATCCTTGGCCTTGAAGATGCCGATGTTGTGGCAGCCTGTGAAGAGGCTGCCAATGGTGATGTTGTAGCAGCGGTGAACTTTAATGCTCCCGGCCAGGTAGTAATTGCAGGATCAGCTTCCGCAGTTGACCGGGCTATTGAAGCATGCAAAGCGAAGGGTGCACGGAAAGCTATGCTTCTTCCTGTCAGCGTACCCTCCCATTGCGCACTGATGAAAGGTGCTGCTGAGGAGCTGGCTCAGGCACTGGAAGAAGTCCGCTTCAACGATGCACGGACTCCGGTTATACAGAATGTTAACGCAGCGGCGGAGACAGATTCGGCTACACTTAAGGCCAACCTTCTCAAACAGCTTTATTCGCCTGTGTTGTGGGTCGATTCGGTTCGCACTCTGGTTAACAGCGATGTTACCGTCGCCATTGAGTGTGGTACCGGCAAAGTGCTGGCAGGCTTGTCCAAGAGAATTGACCGTGGACTTGCTGTTCACGGAATTGAGGATCCTCAGGCACTGACAGCTGCACTAGCGGCATTTGAACCGTCTTGA
- the fabG gene encoding 3-oxoacyl-ACP reductase FabG, whose translation MSLEGKVALVTGATRGIGKAIALALAKQGAEVVGTATSPEGAATITDNLQAAGASGYGIVMNVADPESIEAGLKEIADKSGAPLILVNNAGITRDNLLMRLKDDDWASVLETNLSSVYRTSKAVLRGMAKARWGRIINVSSVVASMGNPGQANYCAAKAGVEGFTRSLAKEMSNRGITSNCVAPGFIDTDMTKKLDDGQREAMLGIIPAGRLGQPEEVAAVVAFLASDVAAYVTGETIHVNGGMYMG comes from the coding sequence ATGTCTCTGGAAGGTAAAGTTGCACTGGTAACCGGTGCTACCCGTGGAATTGGTAAGGCCATTGCTCTGGCACTGGCAAAGCAGGGCGCAGAAGTAGTTGGGACCGCCACAAGCCCGGAGGGTGCAGCAACCATTACGGATAATCTCCAGGCTGCGGGTGCAAGCGGCTACGGTATTGTGATGAATGTTGCCGACCCTGAAAGTATTGAAGCGGGCCTGAAAGAAATAGCTGATAAGTCCGGTGCGCCTCTGATTCTGGTTAATAACGCGGGTATAACCCGTGATAACCTGCTGATGAGACTGAAGGATGACGACTGGGCATCTGTGCTCGAAACCAATCTCTCGAGCGTGTACCGTACCAGTAAGGCTGTATTGCGGGGCATGGCGAAAGCACGTTGGGGACGTATTATTAATGTGAGTTCCGTGGTCGCCAGTATGGGCAACCCGGGACAGGCCAATTACTGTGCTGCCAAGGCTGGGGTAGAAGGTTTTACCCGCAGTCTGGCGAAGGAAATGTCGAATCGTGGCATCACATCGAACTGTGTTGCGCCCGGGTTTATCGACACGGATATGACAAAAAAACTGGACGACGGGCAGCGTGAGGCTATGCTGGGAATTATACCAGCAGGTCGTCTGGGGCAGCCGGAAGAAGTGGCGGCTGTGGTTGCTTTTCTGGCATCGGATGTTGCCGCTTATGTGACTGGGGAAACCATTCATGTAAACGGCGGAATGTACATGGGATAA
- the acpP gene encoding acyl carrier protein, with amino-acid sequence MSTVEERVKKIVCEQLGVKESEVQNSSSFVEDLGADSLDTVELVMALEEEFETEIPDEEAEKLASVQDAIDYIVAHT; translated from the coding sequence ATGAGTACAGTTGAAGAGCGCGTGAAGAAGATTGTTTGTGAACAGTTGGGCGTTAAAGAGTCCGAAGTTCAGAACTCTTCTTCTTTTGTAGAGGATCTTGGCGCTGACTCACTGGACACCGTTGAGCTGGTCATGGCGCTGGAAGAGGAATTCGAAACTGAAATTCCTGATGAAGAAGCCGAGAAGCTGGCAAGTGTTCAGGACGCGATCGACTACATCGTCGCGCATACCTGA
- the fabF gene encoding beta-ketoacyl-ACP synthase II, giving the protein MSKRRVVVTGMGMLSPLGNDVASSWEGIQAGRSGIGGIDRFDASGYNTRIGGAIRNLDLEPYLSSKEARKLDAFIHYGLIAAQQAVDDSGLAEFDGLDRDRVGIAIGSGIGGLEYIEKSVLTMEKSGPRKVSPFFVPASVVNMISGNAAIRFGYRGPNIAIVTACTTGTHNIGYAARTIAYGDADVMLAGGSEMATTRTGIAAFSSARALSTRNDEPEKASRPWDRDRDGFVLSDGAGVLVLEELEHARRRGATIYGELVGFGMSDDAHHITAPPADGEGAARSMVNALRDAGMEPGEVDYINAHGTSTQVGDIAEIAAAKRVFGDHASRLAMSSTKSMTGHLLGAAGAVEAIFSLLAIKNGLLPPTINLDNPDEGCDLDLVPNTCRKADVRVALSNSFGFGGTNGTLIFRRFEG; this is encoded by the coding sequence ATGAGTAAACGACGGGTTGTGGTCACTGGCATGGGAATGTTGTCTCCTCTGGGAAATGATGTGGCGTCTTCCTGGGAGGGTATCCAGGCTGGTCGTAGCGGAATTGGCGGGATTGACCGTTTTGATGCTTCCGGATACAACACTCGTATTGGCGGTGCGATCAGAAACCTTGATCTGGAGCCCTATCTTTCTTCCAAAGAAGCCAGAAAACTCGACGCGTTTATTCATTACGGACTTATTGCAGCCCAGCAGGCAGTGGATGATAGCGGGCTTGCAGAATTCGATGGGCTGGACCGGGACCGTGTGGGCATAGCTATCGGGTCCGGCATCGGGGGTCTGGAATATATAGAGAAGAGCGTACTGACCATGGAAAAGTCAGGTCCTCGCAAAGTGTCCCCGTTCTTTGTGCCCGCCTCAGTGGTTAACATGATTTCCGGCAATGCTGCGATTCGGTTCGGGTATCGGGGGCCAAACATTGCAATTGTTACCGCCTGCACTACGGGCACCCATAACATAGGATACGCCGCCCGTACCATCGCATACGGCGATGCGGATGTGATGCTTGCCGGTGGTTCCGAGATGGCGACAACGCGTACAGGTATTGCCGCATTTTCGTCTGCCCGGGCGCTTTCAACCCGCAATGATGAGCCTGAGAAAGCCAGTCGCCCATGGGACAGAGACAGAGATGGTTTTGTGCTCAGTGACGGCGCGGGGGTGCTGGTGCTGGAAGAGCTGGAACATGCAAGACGTCGCGGTGCAACCATCTACGGTGAGCTGGTTGGCTTTGGCATGAGTGATGACGCCCATCACATAACAGCACCACCTGCAGATGGTGAAGGCGCTGCGCGTTCAATGGTTAACGCGTTGCGGGACGCCGGAATGGAGCCGGGAGAGGTTGACTATATTAATGCGCATGGCACCTCGACACAGGTAGGCGATATAGCTGAGATTGCGGCAGCCAAGCGTGTATTTGGTGATCATGCGAGCCGGCTCGCCATGAGTAGCACCAAGTCCATGACCGGGCACTTGCTGGGTGCTGCAGGTGCGGTTGAGGCTATATTTTCCCTGCTTGCTATAAAAAATGGCCTGTTGCCTCCAACGATCAATCTGGATAACCCGGATGAAGGCTGCGACCTGGACCTTGTACCCAATACCTGTCGCAAAGCAGACGTTCGCGTGGCCTTGTCCAACTCTTTTGGCTTCGGTGGCACTAACGGTACTTTGATTTTCCGACGCTTTGAAGGTTAA
- a CDS encoding aminotransferase class IV, with product MFNLRWADEGGFPASDRGAAYGDGLFETIRMHGDRGVLLSRHLDRMVRDAGRLDIPVSLTKLREACTAAASRYSGSFMNSEMDCGWVLKLILTRGEGGRGYRPGLGGRPTLMVSAGHLPEMPLSTGVAVDFSRVPLMVNPLLVGIKSLNRLEQVLAAREIQGSLYEVIMSDSAANLVEGTRTNLLLKVPGGWVTPPVKSLAVAGVLRQWLLERLRARGELVDERAMGIGDVLGGHCQGLYLLNSVIGVVPVRSLAGQDLPVDGGLATIFNPLELLE from the coding sequence ATGTTCAACCTGCGCTGGGCTGATGAAGGTGGCTTCCCGGCCAGTGACCGGGGTGCAGCATACGGTGATGGTTTGTTTGAAACCATAAGGATGCATGGTGACCGGGGGGTGTTGCTCTCCCGCCATCTTGACCGGATGGTTCGGGATGCCGGCCGGTTAGATATCCCTGTTTCGCTTACAAAACTTCGGGAAGCCTGTACTGCTGCAGCCAGTCGTTACTCCGGCAGTTTTATGAATAGTGAGATGGACTGCGGCTGGGTGCTTAAACTGATCCTTACCCGGGGAGAGGGTGGCAGAGGGTATCGGCCGGGTCTGGGGGGGCGGCCAACACTGATGGTATCTGCTGGCCACCTGCCTGAAATGCCACTTTCCACTGGTGTTGCCGTTGATTTTTCCCGTGTTCCTCTGATGGTGAACCCTCTGCTTGTGGGAATCAAATCCCTCAACCGGCTGGAGCAGGTTCTGGCGGCCAGAGAGATTCAGGGCTCGCTGTATGAAGTCATCATGTCGGACAGCGCCGCTAATCTGGTTGAGGGTACCCGTACCAACCTGCTGCTCAAGGTTCCCGGAGGCTGGGTGACACCGCCAGTCAAGAGTCTTGCTGTTGCCGGCGTGCTGCGCCAGTGGCTGCTGGAAAGGCTCAGAGCCCGTGGAGAACTGGTCGATGAGCGAGCTATGGGTATCGGGGATGTACTTGGGGGGCATTGTCAGGGGCTGTATCTGTTGAACAGTGTTATTGGCGTTGTTCCCGTCCGAAGTCTTGCCGGGCAGGATTTGCCTGTAGATGGCGGACTTGCGACAATCTTCAATCCTCTCGAACTGCTGGAATAA
- the mltG gene encoding endolytic transglycosylase MltG: MFKKLLIAGICAAVLVGAGTGLWVWQGLGSLSKPVVMAEPVLFNVPGGTAFSEVARQLEARGLVEKSLWVRVYGRLFPDKARIKAGEYEFSDGMTAEAMLDKMVAGETKHWSVQFIEGWTFRDLRAALASTERLDGLTSGWSDAQIMEAVGAEGEHPEGRFFPDTYLFTSSETDLDLLRRSFQRMEAVLSEEWENRQEDLPYDSAYEALIMASIVERETGAPHERGQVAGVFVRRLEKGMRLQTDPTVIYGMGDKYKGRIGSRDLRTHTPYNTYRINGLPPTPIALPGREAIHAALHPEPGKALYFVARGDGTHKFSSTLAEHQKAVRAFQLNRRSDYRSSPAGKDDKE; this comes from the coding sequence TTGTTCAAAAAACTTTTGATTGCAGGTATTTGTGCCGCTGTTCTGGTTGGCGCGGGCACAGGTTTGTGGGTATGGCAAGGGCTTGGCTCATTGTCAAAGCCGGTCGTGATGGCCGAACCAGTGTTGTTTAATGTGCCCGGGGGTACCGCTTTCAGCGAGGTTGCCAGGCAACTGGAGGCTCGGGGCCTGGTTGAAAAGAGTCTGTGGGTAAGGGTTTATGGTCGTTTGTTTCCTGATAAGGCAAGAATCAAAGCCGGAGAATATGAATTCAGTGACGGAATGACGGCTGAAGCCATGCTGGACAAAATGGTGGCAGGTGAGACCAAGCACTGGTCAGTGCAGTTTATCGAAGGCTGGACGTTCCGTGACCTGCGTGCCGCACTTGCATCGACAGAGCGTCTTGACGGACTTACCTCCGGTTGGTCGGATGCGCAAATCATGGAGGCCGTTGGTGCTGAAGGGGAGCATCCGGAGGGGCGTTTCTTCCCTGATACCTATCTGTTCACCTCCAGTGAGACGGATCTTGATCTGCTCCGGCGTTCGTTTCAGCGCATGGAGGCTGTTCTTTCGGAAGAGTGGGAGAATCGGCAAGAGGACCTGCCATACGATAGTGCATATGAAGCGCTGATCATGGCATCCATTGTGGAACGGGAAACCGGAGCACCCCATGAACGTGGACAGGTCGCTGGTGTGTTTGTACGGCGCCTGGAAAAAGGTATGCGATTGCAGACCGATCCCACGGTAATTTACGGTATGGGAGACAAATACAAGGGCCGTATTGGCAGTCGCGATCTGCGTACTCACACACCCTATAACACCTACCGCATTAACGGGTTGCCGCCTACTCCTATTGCCTTGCCTGGCCGTGAGGCCATTCATGCCGCGTTGCACCCGGAACCTGGCAAGGCTCTCTATTTTGTCGCTCGCGGTGATGGCACCCACAAGTTTTCGAGCACACTGGCGGAGCATCAGAAAGCGGTCAGGGCGTTTCAACTGAATCGTCGGTCGGATTACAGGTCTTCTCCAGCAGGCAAGGATGATAAAGAATGA
- the tmk gene encoding dTMP kinase: MTVRGRFITFEGTEGVGKSTQITNAAGMLRELGVDCIVTREPGGTPMAESIRELLLAPRDEPVNDFTELLLMFAARAQHLHTLILPALAKGQWVLCDRFTDATFAYQGGGRGVPLERIALLEDLVQGEVRPDHVVLLDAPVETGMARARDRGQLDRFEQEAVSFFQRIRDTYLARAAAAPTRYNIVDAAAPLDVVSARVRELMCKFQSNLL; the protein is encoded by the coding sequence ATGACTGTTCGTGGTCGGTTTATTACGTTCGAGGGAACAGAGGGTGTGGGTAAGTCTACCCAGATCACCAATGCCGCTGGAATGCTGAGAGAGCTTGGCGTTGATTGTATTGTTACCCGTGAGCCTGGTGGCACCCCTATGGCTGAGTCGATCCGGGAGCTGCTTCTGGCCCCGCGGGACGAACCGGTCAACGATTTTACGGAATTGCTTTTGATGTTTGCCGCCCGCGCGCAACATCTGCACACGTTGATTCTTCCTGCTCTTGCGAAAGGGCAGTGGGTGCTTTGTGATCGATTTACTGATGCGACCTTTGCCTATCAGGGCGGCGGGAGGGGTGTTCCCCTGGAACGGATTGCGTTGCTGGAAGACCTGGTGCAGGGCGAAGTGCGCCCGGATCATGTGGTGTTATTGGATGCTCCGGTCGAAACCGGTATGGCTCGGGCAAGGGACAGGGGGCAGCTGGATCGTTTTGAACAGGAAGCTGTGTCCTTTTTTCAGCGTATACGTGACACCTATCTGGCTCGCGCTGCAGCTGCGCCCACCCGGTATAACATCGTGGATGCTGCGGCGCCACTGGATGTAGTAAGCGCCAGGGTCCGCGAACTTATGTGCAAGTTCCAATCAAATCTGCTTTAA
- a CDS encoding AraC family transcriptional regulator encodes MLDARLLKLPTSSHQHRHEHHQIVVGVQGEADLSVDGTGSHLDTWKACLVPTEARHDYCGDHQNHVMVINLDPSSSVVSTPHHADYERMVRVFEKPLTVHMDSRLQGLVQFAASEFDRAPGNLAMHGHLAASILYCMADRIVDRNVGMPNRHSLSPDTIQRYVKANLHRKITVQDLASESCLSVSRFHEVFREVVGTTPHQFLLQARLNQAAHLLASTQLSVSEISYRVGFSSQSALTNALRKHKGTTPSRLQVSDNVA; translated from the coding sequence ATGCTGGATGCCCGATTACTAAAGCTTCCAACATCCTCTCATCAGCATCGTCATGAACATCATCAGATAGTAGTTGGTGTTCAGGGTGAGGCAGATCTGAGCGTTGACGGAACCGGATCTCACCTGGATACCTGGAAAGCATGCCTTGTGCCCACGGAGGCCAGGCATGACTACTGTGGTGATCATCAGAATCATGTGATGGTTATCAATCTTGACCCCTCAAGTTCTGTTGTTTCCACTCCCCACCATGCCGACTATGAGCGTATGGTCAGGGTATTTGAAAAACCCCTAACGGTTCATATGGATAGCCGTTTACAGGGGCTGGTTCAGTTTGCTGCCAGCGAGTTTGACCGAGCGCCCGGCAATCTTGCGATGCATGGTCACCTTGCTGCCAGTATCCTGTATTGCATGGCCGACAGAATTGTTGATCGCAATGTTGGTATGCCAAACCGGCACAGCCTTAGCCCGGATACAATCCAGCGCTATGTCAAAGCGAATCTTCACCGGAAGATCACGGTTCAGGATCTGGCTAGTGAGTCTTGCCTTAGTGTGAGCCGTTTTCATGAGGTTTTTCGGGAAGTGGTAGGAACGACACCCCATCAGTTTCTCTTGCAGGCCCGCCTTAATCAGGCAGCTCACCTTCTCGCCTCGACACAGCTCTCGGTATCGGAAATCAGCTACCGTGTTGGCTTCTCTTCACAGAGTGCATTAACCAATGCGTTGCGTAAACATAAAGGAACTACCCCCTCAAGGCTGCAAGTCAGTGATAATGTTGCCTGA
- the putP gene encoding sodium/proline symporter PutP gives MAIGVWISLFAYFALMIAIGIYAMRTSTSSSEDYMLGGRGLSPKVAALSAGASDMSGWLLLGLPGAMYVSGLASAWIGVGLFVGAFINWVIVAPRLRAQTVHYGNALTIPAFLANRFPTQALPLRTVSAVVIVLFFAVYTASGLVAGGKLFESAFAGIFSFGGLSDYSVGIIITLGVVLAYTVVGGFLAVSMTDFVQGCIMMVALVLMPAVVLFGEGGGGFAQATQTLNEVDPKLLSWTQGLTFVGWLSAVTWGLGYFGQPHIIVRFMAIRSVKEVPTARNIGMSWMAISLIGAIGLGIFGRAYAVRNGMDIADPETIFIILADLLFHPLITGFLYAALLAAVMSTISSQLLVSSSSLTEDFYRLFLRKEAGDRECVNVGRVCVVLVGLVAAVIASDPNSQVLALVGNAWAGFGSAFGPLIILALMWPRTNGAGALAGLIVGAGTAMIWVSLGWNGEFMGGPGVYEIIPGFIASFIAIVVVSLATSDADEYQAVDHS, from the coding sequence ATGGCTATTGGTGTTTGGATCAGTCTATTTGCTTATTTTGCGCTCATGATTGCCATCGGCATTTATGCTATGCGCACATCTACTTCGTCATCCGAAGATTACATGCTTGGCGGCAGGGGGCTCAGTCCAAAGGTAGCTGCTTTGTCTGCCGGCGCCTCCGATATGAGCGGTTGGTTGCTTCTGGGGCTTCCGGGAGCGATGTATGTGTCTGGCCTTGCTTCAGCCTGGATCGGGGTTGGTCTTTTTGTCGGGGCGTTTATCAACTGGGTTATCGTTGCCCCACGCTTGCGCGCTCAGACTGTTCACTATGGTAATGCGCTGACTATCCCTGCCTTCCTGGCGAATCGTTTTCCTACTCAGGCACTGCCGCTGCGCACTGTATCGGCAGTTGTTATCGTACTGTTCTTCGCTGTTTATACCGCTTCAGGCCTGGTAGCGGGCGGCAAGCTGTTTGAAAGTGCGTTCGCCGGAATTTTCAGCTTTGGTGGTTTGAGTGATTACAGTGTGGGCATCATCATAACCCTCGGTGTGGTACTGGCTTACACTGTTGTTGGCGGGTTCCTGGCCGTGAGCATGACTGACTTTGTTCAGGGTTGCATCATGATGGTTGCCCTGGTTCTCATGCCCGCGGTTGTTCTTTTTGGAGAGGGCGGCGGAGGTTTCGCGCAAGCGACCCAAACGCTGAATGAGGTGGATCCGAAACTACTGTCCTGGACTCAGGGGCTGACATTCGTTGGATGGCTTTCAGCTGTAACCTGGGGTCTGGGTTATTTCGGGCAGCCTCACATCATTGTCCGCTTCATGGCGATCCGTTCGGTGAAAGAGGTGCCGACAGCTCGGAACATCGGTATGTCCTGGATGGCTATTTCATTGATCGGCGCGATCGGGCTGGGTATTTTTGGCCGGGCTTATGCGGTACGAAATGGAATGGATATTGCCGATCCTGAGACTATCTTTATCATTCTCGCTGATTTGCTGTTCCACCCACTGATTACAGGTTTCCTGTATGCCGCTCTGCTGGCAGCGGTGATGAGTACTATTTCCAGCCAGCTGCTGGTGTCCTCATCTTCTCTTACAGAAGATTTCTACCGCCTTTTCCTGCGTAAGGAAGCGGGTGACCGGGAGTGTGTCAACGTTGGCCGTGTATGCGTAGTGCTTGTTGGCCTTGTTGCTGCAGTCATTGCTTCAGACCCCAACTCTCAGGTTCTGGCTCTGGTTGGTAACGCATGGGCAGGCTTTGGCTCTGCCTTTGGTCCGCTGATTATCCTTGCTCTCATGTGGCCTCGTACTAATGGTGCTGGTGCTCTGGCAGGCCTGATCGTTGGTGCCGGTACGGCGATGATCTGGGTATCCCTGGGCTGGAATGGTGAGTTCATGGGCGGCCCTGGCGTCTATGAGATCATTCCGGGCTTCATTGCTTCCTTTATCGCCATCGTGGTTGTGAGTCTGGCAACTTCCGATGCAGACGAATATCAGGCAGTGGATCACAGCTAA
- a CDS encoding TAXI family TRAP transporter solute-binding subunit has translation MSKNRVLKCASGLLAAAVVSFSAGVQAEGNYVMGTATTGGTYYPVGVAISTLIKVKLEPSTNISVSAISSAGSGENLKLMDEDQIQFGILQGLYGAYAWNGSGPVSKAYKNLRSVSMLWQNVEHFVVTRKVMTTGTIDDMANLYGESFSIGARNSGTEGSGRFILGKVGIDLEKVNLAYQGYGPSADALQNGNIDGMNIPAGVPAAAVTRAYANMGDKITTLNFTQDQVAQVNSDFELWTPYTIPAGTYPKQEEDINTIAQPNILAVRDDVPENDVYEITRTIYENLPFLNNIHPATKAMALEKAIAGLPLPLHPGAARFYREQGVDIPERLIAQ, from the coding sequence ATGAGTAAAAACAGAGTTTTGAAATGTGCCTCGGGGCTGTTGGCAGCTGCAGTGGTGTCTTTTTCTGCCGGTGTTCAGGCGGAAGGTAATTATGTAATGGGCACAGCCACAACGGGTGGAACCTATTATCCCGTAGGTGTCGCCATTTCAACGCTTATCAAAGTCAAGCTTGAGCCTTCTACCAATATATCGGTTTCTGCGATCAGTTCGGCGGGCTCTGGTGAGAACCTCAAGCTTATGGATGAAGACCAGATTCAGTTCGGTATTCTTCAGGGACTTTATGGCGCTTACGCCTGGAATGGCTCAGGGCCGGTTTCCAAGGCATACAAAAACCTCCGGTCAGTTTCCATGCTCTGGCAGAATGTGGAGCACTTTGTTGTTACCCGGAAAGTCATGACAACTGGCACTATCGACGATATGGCCAACCTGTATGGCGAGAGCTTTTCTATCGGTGCAAGGAACTCGGGCACTGAAGGGTCAGGCCGCTTTATTCTCGGAAAAGTAGGTATTGATCTGGAAAAGGTAAACCTCGCATACCAAGGCTATGGTCCGAGTGCTGATGCCTTGCAAAATGGCAATATCGATGGCATGAACATACCGGCCGGTGTGCCCGCTGCAGCGGTAACAAGAGCTTATGCCAATATGGGGGATAAAATCACCACGCTGAATTTCACCCAGGATCAGGTTGCCCAGGTGAATAGCGATTTCGAACTCTGGACACCCTATACTATTCCTGCCGGAACCTATCCGAAGCAGGAGGAAGATATCAATACTATTGCCCAGCCCAATATTCTGGCCGTTCGTGATGACGTTCCGGAGAATGATGTTTATGAGATCACCAGGACCATCTACGAAAACCTTCCGTTTCTGAACAATATTCACCCTGCCACCAAGGCGATGGCTCTTGAGAAAGCCATTGCAGGCCTCCCGTTGCCGCTTCACCCGGGCGCTGCGCGCTTCTATAGAGAGCAGGGCGTGGATATTCCCGAGCGGTTGATTGCACAATAA